The window TAGGTTTAACAGTATTTCCCAATAAACCTTTAAAGGATAAGAATGAGTCAAAGTTATTTGCAAGAAAGGATAACCTGGAAGTAAAGATAGAACCAAATTATATAATTCGAGGGTCAATTTTTCAGGCAGAAATTATTCCACTCGCAAGTAAAGCGCAATCAAAATTTAAAAAGAGTGTTGATGCGAAATGTTTAAATCTAGCAGATACTTATGGTGGTAAAATTTGTGCAGCTCTAGATCGTCAACATCCAAGAGACTTATTTGATGTTAAAAATTTACTTGATAATGAAGGAATTACAGAAGAGGTAAAAAACTCATTTCTATTTTATCTATTATCTCATGGTCGGCCATTAGATGAATTGTTGAATCCAAAGTTTAAAGAAATAAAAAAGGAGTACGAGGACCATTTTGTAGGGATGGCCGAACAAGAACCATCGGTAGAAGAATTAACAAATGCCAGAGAAAAATTAGTTAATGCAGTAGCCGAAAGTCTGTCAACATCGGACAAGGAGTTTCTTGTAACATTTGCTAAAAGAAGCCCTGATTGGAGTAAATTTAATATACCTGGAATTGAACATTATCCATCAATAAAAAGAAAGCTGTATAATCAGGATCAAATGACTGATGAAAAAGTAAAAGAATACGTTAAAAAATTAAGTAAGGTTTTAGGGTTATAACAGTGAGTCAAGAAAACTTAACTATAGGTATTTTATACATTTGACGATAAGAAATTAGGTTAAACATGAGTAAAACAACGAAAACAATTAATAGAGATCCAAGTGATAAAACAGCAGGGTTTCGTTTGCAAAAATTAAGAGCCATTAAGGTTATGCTGAATCATTTTTTGGAGAATCCTGAAGCGTTGTTTTGGTGCTCGATTGAAAAAAAGCGGATGTCAGTTTAGAAAACAATAATAATGATGGCGAACTCGAAAGACATCTAGAAGAGGATAAAAATTACGGTGAGGACAACAAGTTAACCTTTAATAGTAGTGCAATATTAAACACTTTGGTGATAAATATTGACTCACTTCACCAGTTTGACTTTAATCCAAATACTCTGTTTACGTTCTATACTTCCACTTCATATACAAAGGAGGGGGAGACGAAATTTACAAAAGAGAATGAACTTTCGTTCCCAGAAGAATCAGTCTTTTCTAAGTTAAATACTACTGTTGATGGAAAAGAAGTTGAAAGTTATGGAGGTGCATTTGATGATGATGCACTAATTGAGCTTTTGTCAAAAGTATTATTAAACGAATACAAGTCACAATACTCCAAAAAGAAATACAATGGAAATTTGGGATCTATAAAACAATGGGATCTTGAAAACTGGAAAGATTTTTTTAGGCGGATAAAGTTTTTCTTTGGTGAACCGAACCATGAGGAGATTTATAAAGATGTAGAAACTTTAGTTAAATCATTGCCTCAATATAGTGATGATTTAATTGGTAAAGAAGGATTAATTATTTCAGCATTGCTTGAAGAAGTTGAAAAGACTCAATATTTAGAGGGATCATCAAAAGGATATGTTACTAATAAAAGTATCGAATTGGTTTATGAACAATTAAAAAATGGAAGTAGGCGTCTTGTAGATCCATCTTGGATGTCATGGGAAAAAGTCGAAAAACCAAAAGATTTAAGAAATATTGAAGAGAAAATTAGAGATGTTTTAAATGATCCCGATCAAAACTTCATGGATCGAATAAATAGAAGAGCTGCAAATGGCTTAACTAAAACACAAGAGCATAATGAGGATAAAACTCTAAAAGCTGTTTTATATATAATTTATGACTGCTGTGAAGAAGAGCTAAATGAATTAGTTAAAAATAAAGAGTCAATGACAGAACAGGAAATTACGGATAGTATTAGGGTACTTGTTGAAAAATCCTATGAAGATATCAAAGAAAAGGCTTCTGATTACTCCTATATAGTAACAAATAAGAAGTCTATTCAAGAATTAGTACTATATCTTGTAGATAGCTGCTATTTAGCATTTGATTGAATGAGTTAAGATGGAAGAAATTAGTTCAAAGATAAGAAATAAAAAGAGGCTTATGTTTATAAGCGGTGAAGACTTTTATCTTATGGCTTATTCAATTGTAATCATTTTGGATGAGCTCGGATGCTTTGAGGGAAAGAAGACATTTAAAGATCATCGTAAGTTTGCATTTCTAATTTCAGTGATGGGTGACTCTAGATTTAAATCAATTTGGGTTAAACTTGGAATTAGAAATAGTT is drawn from Halobacteriovorax sp. JY17 and contains these coding sequences:
- a CDS encoding nucleotidyl transferase AbiEii/AbiGii toxin family protein; the encoded protein is MSTDYNKTVDLLLEILPFALKDERFALKGGTAINLFHRDFARLSVDIDLCYLPLESRDDTFKNIHSILEIIQKDLKEKLGLTVFPNKPLKDKNESKLFARKDNLEVKIEPNYIIRGSIFQAEIIPLASKAQSKFKKSVDAKCLNLADTYGGKICAALDRQHPRDLFDVKNLLDNEGITEEVKNSFLFYLLSHGRPLDELLNPKFKEIKKEYEDHFVGMAEQEPSVEELTNAREKLVNAVAESLSTSDKEFLVTFAKRSPDWSKFNIPGIEHYPSIKRKLYNQDQMTDEKVKEYVKKLSKVLGL